From Carassius auratus strain Wakin chromosome 9, ASM336829v1, whole genome shotgun sequence:
tccctcaaatgtcctcagtgtgaaaagatgtatctcaaaatcataaagtcactgctggaaagggatcaaatatgcaaagatgctggaaaactgaagaatctgcaggactttaaagatttttctgaataacagttctcagtttaactgttcagaacaaacaagggactcatgcacaaccatcacaaaacagaaagacagtcgtggatcatcaggtaacagcacacagtattaagaaccaagggttcccaaacttttgagtggtgttattttaataatttcagcattttatttgtcttgtggactaaatgttaatatcttttatgtacaatatcttactcaggacagtactaaataaaaaataacatgcatgtagtatgatctctcttattttctgaaaattactcgcattttcacagattctgcaaagggtgcccaaactttcgatcccctcTGTATATGTTCAGCCTATTGTCAGCCTCTTAAATGTGTGCTTCTCACAAACAGTTTGTGGATATGCATATAGTAGTAGAATCATCATGGCTGATAGTAAGATATGCaagcataaaataaaaccaaactggACGCAAGAACAGCTTCTTGCCCAACTTGTTAATGAAAACAAGGACGTAATCAAAGGAAAATTTTGAGTTAACCTCCAAAACCAAATTAAAAGCAGAACACAAAAGCAGTTTTAATgttcttaaagaaaaataaaactatttaataatgttttctttgCATGGATGGGGCATGAGCACATACAAGCATCTAAAATGCATGTAGACTACACAGTTGAAAGCTTACCCCTTTTGACTTGCTGTTAATGTTGAATGTAATAATTACTTACAATAGCAACAGCATTATCCATTATGCAGTTCAGATTgattactttacaaaaaaaaaaaatatattattttagttcTTTTACCATTACAATAGTAGTCTGGTcataatattttcaaaagaatTAATAGTCCCCCTAAAGTTCTAGATATGATTATGGCCTTGTTtggtataaataaaaaagttagttACAGAGAAAGAACAacgagtttattattattattcaataaagaaaataagtttattttgttGTGAAAGTGCATGATATTCTAGGCTGCccatgaaagcttttttttttcccccagtgtaCATAAAACATCCTTTAGTTAATATAGCGATATCTACTGTAatagaaatgagtcgaaccagacaaattaaagagtctatcaaaactgtgtttgaaacacggagccgaattcctcaggaagtcataaaacagtctgtgccacaagtcccaagcaagatgagcaaccaacttgttaacacaacagctttcaacattaacaccactagaacaattatttacaatttcaattcgaagaagagaaatttggtgtcaaatgtgttgttcgtaatggaaatgcaacgctggacataacatgtaaacccatgagatcgAGTAACACAAGTatcattgacttcccccacccagcagaaccagactgaaattcctaagggggaagggctttaaacctttgtcttcacagaacatcagagaatgacaaagaaactgtcttttgtacatatatatggaccaaaatgaactccaaaatgacttctaaatgaatatcattccatcgcttaactccatattcatttatatgtaacccacacattcgactatcatgttataatcacttattgtgtatgtcttttgataactataggatacatagtcatgtctagtattgatctaattgaatctgcttgcttgatattgtcctgacaatcatttattttttcaaatatatcataacctggttataggaatcatgtccaaaattagaccctgcaaggcaggaaaattcggaccacatgcttggtaagatacacatatgatttatgatacccccgagccaagacaatatctgattggtcaagacaacatttgaggtgtggccaacaggccagtttaaatacttaggacaccataaaatctttgattttatttctagccttgcttttgctatcagtcatgccagctttttagtctctagctatgctgctgctattagtcatgctgtttgtcatcactgttctttgagcgtggttccagcgtgcttggcctgcaagcctgctgctacttagccacgatgagaagaagcaccaccttgtctcgtcaaactttatttcatttcttttcttttccgtttgagagtttcgggttctgagttaagttttgtaacgttgaGTCTCCGATGCCTGACCttgggtgcccgttcaacttcgaccagcgcacacgactctgcactttcagccaacgcccaacaaccacgggcttcccaagacgtcacttcagcgactgaacttccagccaatcaacgacaccgggatacccctttcaacgggagtccctttcacaagaaaccaaggcaatgtaccctcagacatttgtgctggtgtatctaatataattttaaccccattgaggaactcaatgcgagcgctaattacgtgattgatggttgttcatgtctatgcaatttaacgtattgctgtaaacttgggattccatatttccattctcttaaactcatctttctctaactttcgatcttcctgcaacttgtgtgaatgtgtgtgtgcgtgcgtttgtgttagattagtttatatgtcttagatttatctaataaagccttattcatattgaaaagagaagtatcttgtgttttgtgcttacaagttaatgtcttaaactgccgatcttgttactgtgctaattgatagtgtttcgctatagtttggatattaatatccagcgcagatttgatgttaaacggcttgttcagtgaatcgcagggcgtctcagtgatcagccgtgaaacagtgattctgttcaaattccctttaaattattaaatgattccctttgagctaaattgacctgtttcagTTACACTACAATATATCTAGGCTTTTTCCCCTTGCAATACAAATCCCCTCCCAGCCCACCCTTCTTTAGCTGTCAAGAACCAGCCCTGATACATGCCCAGATCCATTAAAAATGATTGCTAACAATGTAATGAACAGTGTGAGCTGAAGAACTTTTGCCCATAGCTGACAGAGTGCAGGCAGTTTCTTACTCTGTATATCCATGATGCTGGAGTCAGCACCATTCTCCAGCACATCTCCCTGTGGGCTGGACGAATCCTCCATACCATTCTTCTGTTTCTTCTGCTCAAGCTGACCTTTCAATCGCTTAacctgaatagaaaaaaaaacaaacaaacagaaaatcatGCTTGTAATGGCACAAAATGAGGATAAAGTCAACGTAAGGTACTGTAACTGCCAGCAGCGCACCTGCTCTATTAAGTTTTCCCTCTCATCAACCAGTTTTCGCAAGCGAATTTCTGAAAAGCAAGTTCAAGAGAGACCATTAGACAACAATCAACATATTTTTccttgcaggttttttttttatttattttttttatgaaaaacaacAGTTTATCTaccttaataaaattaaacaattttgggACATTCATGTATTTTAACAACTACAGTTAAACATCTTAAACATGtattttgcaataataaaatattacattctcATGTTAAAACAAATTCCAAGGTTAGACAGGAAAGATTTCACATACCAGGGGTGGGAGGAGCCAAAGGCATGGAGGGGGAGGAGTCAGGGCATGCAAAAAGTGAGGCTATCCTATGCTGGGATGTGAAGGATGAGGATGGACAACATGCAGAAACTTCAGTGACCTCAGAGGCTTCAGCCTCATGAAGTCAAAATCTCTTAGCGTTCAATCTGTACGTCTATTACATGACAGTGTTTTTCATGTGAGCTTGAGGTTTGTGAAGCAATGAATGTGTGACAGTGACATATTATCATTTTTgtcctaaaaaataaaactatcatGACTTAAAAATAAGTCAATCTTATCTGAAGAAGTTTAATTAAATGTCCTGTATCAATATACTTACAAAATTTACATAATAAACAATAgtgtaaaacaaatttttaattgctcaagttttattttaaaatacatggtTCACTTAACAAACACTGTCTCAATGTTCCAACACCATCTTCACCTAACAGAAtcaaatatttcctttttttttccaaacttaTCTTCCaacaaataaattgtaaaatcaaAACATAACTTCAAAGCTCCGGTCAAATTCTTAGAGGATTGTTTAATAAGTTTGGCAcacaataacttttttattttttatttaccacCATTTTTAACAACATAACACCCATTTAACCCAAAATACATTATAGGTCCTTTGTTACCGAAAACAGTGTAATTAAGGAGTTGCTAAACATGACTGCAGCACAGACAGAAAGCTGATCAGTTGTATCACTCATATAGTATAAGGAACATTTTATTCATGCTCATGTAAAATTTCATAATACAAATGACACTTTAAACCCATAGCATTTAATAAGTAATTGGTTTGgggattttaaatactgtttgaACTAATTTCAAGTGTTCTGTCTGTATTGTTAATCAGgtgtaaaacatgtataaaatgtttgcTGAAAAGATGCAATGACTGATAACTGGGATTGATTGTAAGATAGGTTTGGTTATTTTAGGGTTCTCTGAAGTAATGGTCCCAAAATAATTTCATTAGGAACAGCATAAGTGCAAAATACTTTTTTCCATTGAAGATGCTGGGATGAGACTCAGCAATGTCCTTGTCTATTAAGACATTTTACATTCTTCTTTCCCCTTGCCCTTCCCTTTCCCTTTTCCACTTTTTTTAGATTCTTTTCTTTCATGTGCCTTGTTTCTTTCTGTGGTTTCCTTCTCAACTTCCAGATCTCCTGAAATACTTGACACTTTGTTTCCGTGTTGAATGGAACTATTGATCTCTTGGCCAACATTTCTTTTCTCCATCTCTGAGATCAGATTAACTCCTTTACTGAGCGTCACATTTTCTGATGCCTGCTGATGCTCCTCAAATGCATCTTTATTTCCAGAAGTCTCATGCTGCTGATCATTAGGTTTGACTTCACTGCTGATTTGGCTGTCCTCTGTTAAACATCCTTGTATAACTGTTGTTGTTTGTGGGTTTTCTGTGTCTTGTCCATCATCTTTCTGCTCTTTAGACTTTGATTCCTGATCTGCAAGTTCTAGATGTTCTTTCTGAGTTTGGTCCTCATTGGTGACATTACTTTGGAATTCCTGTTTTGCTTCTTGGATGTAATTTTTGAAAAGAGTACCTTCTTCTGTTGGCTGATCTAGAACATTTTTTAGAGGGGCATCTGATGATGCTTCAAGATCCATTTCATCAAAATCAAACGATTCTccttcatcttcctcttcttcttctatcAGCTCTTGAGCAGCCACATCTGACTTTACCAGAAGGTCTTCTCCATCTTTAGACAGTTGCACTTTAAGCTGATTTTGGATCGATCTTTCCTCCTCATCTTTTCCAACCTTAGGTTCTTGGTCAGAAGAATCTGACTCTCCAACTGATTCCTTAATTGCTTCATTGGGAGACGAGTGATCCTCATGCACAACCTGAACCTGTGTCTCAATTAAAGGGGTGTTGTCACCATGGCTTCCATCAGACATGTTTTCAGTAGGTACTCTAAGGTTTTCTTTATCCAGATCATCTTGTCTCTCAACCTCTTCCTGGTCTAATCCTAAACCAATATTTTCTTGGGTATCAGACAATTTTTCAGTAGGCGTTTTAAGGTTTTCTTTATCCAGATCATATTGTCTCTCAACCTCTTCCTGCTCCAATTCTGCTCCAATACTGTCTTGGGTATCAGACACTTTTTCAGTAGGCGTTTTAAGGTTTTCTTTATCCAGATCCTCACGTCTCTCAACCTCTTCCTGGTCTAATCCTGATACAATACTTTCTTGGGTATCAGACACTTTTTCAGTAGGCGCTTTAAGGTTTTCTTTATCCAGATCATCTCGTCTCTCAACCTCTTCCTGCTCCAATTCTGCTCCAATACGGTCTTGAAGTTGGTTTTCCATTGGCTGATCAATAGATGGTTCCTGGATTACCCTTTCAGCTTCATTTTCCACATTCTCCTTTACAGAGGAAGGGGGATGAGCAGAGTCATCTTGATATTCAGGGTTAGTGGTCCCATCTATATCAGTGTTCTGGACATTTACCTCCTGTTCTTCCACTTCACAGTTCAGATGACTCTTCACTTCCTTCATGTCTATTGATGAAGATCTCTCAATGTTCTCAGAGCAGCTGATGGACTCAACACCCCCTTCACCTGCATCCATGGACTGAGCAGCAGGTTCACGAGGCAGTGAAGTCTCAGTTTCTGAAGATACAAGCTCACAACTAAAGTCTACAGCTTCAGAGTCAGGATTTGTTGAATCCTCAGTGTGTTTATCAATAATGTTTGCAGGGTTAGAGATAACTTTGCTGGACAGATCATCTGAAATGATACCATTGCTAGATTCAGGACAATCAAAATTAGAGATTGTTTTAGAAATTCCTGCTAAATCAGCTTCATCTGTAACTAACCGAATTTTATCTTGAATCTCATCAGCATGTATATTTGCACTTGTTGTTTTGATACCATCCAATTCACTGGTTCTTTTAGCATCAGGTGGGACATCTGTATTCATCGTTGTTTGGGATACATCATTCCCTAAGGGCTCCTGATTGTTTCCTTCTAGATCACCTTCTGTTTTTTGGTTTGGGTTGTCTTCACTACAGACTGTTTTAGTCTTGTCATCTATCTTTGTGTCAATCTCTAGCTTGTGACTTTGTTTTTGCTTCtgcttgtttttcttcttccttttcttctttttatttgaaGCACTAGCACCTTGGGTTTTGGCAAGCTTGTCTGTTTGAGATGATTTTGCAGGCTCCTCTTTGAGTTCATCATCAAGCACAGGTTGACCAGGTTTATCAGGTTCATCATGGACAGAACCAGAGACAGACTCTAAAGGAGTTTCTTCTTTGATGACCTGACTAAGTTTGACACATTCACTCTCTTGTTGATCTGTCTCCAAATGTCCATCCTTGTGAACAATGCACTCTAATTCCTCTGTATTAGCTCTTGAATCTTCTGGTATATGTGCCTCAGATTTGATCTGCTCCGTGGGTCTTGTAGCAGTGAGTTTATCATCACCAACAGAACTTGGAGGTTCTTCAGGTCTATTCTCAGGCTGCTCTACACCCTGATTCATTTGATCCCCAAGATCTCCAATCTCATTTGCTTCTAAAGCTGCATTTGTAGAACTGAGCTCTGCTGAAATCTGCTGATTCCCTGGCACCCCATCATCCAAATCTTTTTGTTGCTGGTCTTTACACACCTTCAACTGATGAGTGCCTGGGAGATGATTGAGGTGtcagtatttaaaatctgtagaAGCCTTTGAATATTTGGCAAATTTTTAgagcaagaagaaaaagaaagagggaaaGGAGCAAAAAAAGACTCCATGGCAAAGTTCTTAAACCCATACAAATCAAAAGTCTTGAAGGATGTCCCGAAGAAGAAAACCCCAAAATAAAGTCAAGAACTGAACAAGCTACACTGCAATTCCTTTTCTTGATTTTGATGTTAAATTCAAGGATGttgacattttcagcaaatttacaaACACTCATTCAGCAGAGTATTGAAATGTAGACTCAAGAAAGAGACATGGCTCTGTAGTGTTAACTTTCATTCTAGCTGTATATGTAAAGTGGATTCAGAGAAACAGGAAAGGGTGAGAGATGTTAATGGGACGGTGACAGTTTGGTTAGACTTGGCTTGAGCTGTACAAGCCAAAAATGCAAAGTGTCAAAGCTAAAACATGTTAGCATGCTATGAATGAAGCTAAGGAAAGCAGCTTACCTAGTACACTACTCCCCTCTCGGATTTCAGCTGATGCAGTTTGAGAATTCTGATCAGCCTTTCCGACTTCATCTGTTTCTCCATTGGTGGCCAAGTCGAGTCCAAGGACAATGCCATGTTTCTGGACAGCAAAACAGTTTAATATTAGTatacttattatttttaaaaaatctggtTAAATTTAGATGCACTGGACCTAGATTTCttatttgtaaatatgtatttatagaaaatatatttacgaTACAGTTCATTCAGTCAGAGATTGAGTGTTAATGAATCTCGGTTTACATTATAGTCTGGGTCTTAGCATCTGTACATGAAAATGAATATAAAGCTTTTTCGTTAGGAAAATGTAATGAGAAAAGAGTGAGCCCTAGTTTCACCACACGCATCAAtaccttcaaaatatctttgagCTGAACAACCTCATCTCTAAGCTCATCCCGTTCATTTCGAATGGCATCAGAAAATTCCTTCTGCCTTTCTAATGCCTGAACAGCACCAGAAGGGATTTGGCAAAGATGCGGGCGAAGAGGAGAGAAAGAAGGTGAAAGCAATGAAAACATCAGTGCTGCAGACAAGAACAGTTTTGCAATGACAGACAGGTTGTAGCAGGAAACAGATGTGGAATCTAGTTCAACTACAATTATATGTTTGACAGataacattatatttctcttACAGTGAAGGGAATgacaaatacagtttttacaggAGTTGGATACTGAGGGATCATACcccaatttttttattcttccacTCAATAGTTTCCTGGAGGTCAGAAATCTCCCTAACATTGCCGTCTTGCTTGAGCTGTAATTGACGGATCTCCTATAGAGAGATATTGTGCATGGAAGAAGACCAAAGATGAAGGAAGGAGAGAAGCTGTTAAAGCAGATGGGCAGATAAGCCAAGCATTTGAAAAAGACCAGGTTTTAGCACATGCATAAATACCACAATACTCACAGTGAGCAGTTCTTCACTCTGTTTCAACGTCTCCTTCAGTTCACTGAACTGAAACTGCAGTATGCTATGAGCATGCTTCTCTCGTTCAAGGTCCTAAAATATAAAACTGccttcagttgttttttttttccctttaaactGAATATATAAGAGCGTTATCACTGAGATTAAAGTACAAAAATGCCATTTGTACACAActcataaaatgacaaaaaaaaaagattacaaaattaaaaaaaatttaatttccaaTTAAAAGCTCTTACTATTTTTACAATCTATTTTTTGTGGTTCCACAacatattaaacaaaacattacaatGCACACTTGACTGTACAGACCTTACACTTTTCCTCAAGCTCACGGCGTGTTTCAAAGAGCATCTCCTCCAGTTCCATTAAAGAGTCTTTCAAAGTGTCCACTTCATACATCATATTGGTCTTCTCATTGTCCAGCTGTGCATTGGAGACCATGGCCTTACGGTACTTTTCCTCCACTTCCAAAAGAGAATCCTTTAAAAAGTCAGACACCACGATGAAAACCAGccaacactcacaaacacacgtCTGCATACATTTCTATACCTCAACCTCTACATCAGTCTTAAACACAATTCTAAACTAAATTTCTCCTTAACATTAAAAATTGAATCAAACTAAATCATGAAGAGGGATGTGTAACGATATGTTTCGGAGAATAAGATACAGTCAAAGATGAAAGCAAGGCGGAGAAAATGAGGCTATAGACCTCAGTGGCATAGACATATAAACATGCAAGATGAGAGAACCAGAGACTAACATCATATCATCTCATTGTTTTTCTGATCCACCACTCGCTGGTTAAAAAGCACAAAATGTGTTGTTCCTTTGCCAGCactataatatataaatcaaaacaaaGCAGGTTCTTGCTGGGCTTTTGGACTGGCACTGCCTTTACCAGCCATGTACCTTGAGCTCTTTGAGGTTCTGCATGTGCTTTGCCTCCACATCTTGAATCTGATCCTTAAGCTCATGGATCTCCTGAATGAAAAGCATGAAGAGTGAGGATGAAGAGGAAGGATAAAGGATGCAGTGGAGGAAGAGCAATTGAAGGGTAAAGAACACCAGACTTTCAAATGAattactgtgcaaaaaaaaaaaaaaaaaaacaagtacaaaGCTGTAGAAAATAACAGTGAAGCAGATCATAAAAGGTGGTCAGTCCTGCTCCTGAAGAGTTCAACACACAAACATCTTAGTTATATTgtttaggtgtgtttgattggagCTGAGAATTTGTTGGAAGACAGGTCACTAGAAATAAGACTGAGCAACATAAAGAAAGTGGAAATTGTTTTCTGTGAGCAAGATGAATGATG
This genomic window contains:
- the LOC113108620 gene encoding intracellular protein transport protein USO1 isoform X1, giving the protein MGSQGPGRRRTPSKNGLTGEEDALNVIAKEAEARLAAKRAARAEAREIRMRELERQQKEIYQVQKKYYGLDNLDNKWGDIEQWMEDSERYTRVSRRHASVSDDEEQMSVGSRSNIRLDLDAAGAYGVLPQASSYHKKSKKKKKHSSKSSNGYDDDLSTVSSRSSRLSDESKISRSSRLDQQSKACHSSELYSSSSYSSKHQAPSYNRCQSSLLHSRKHRGSVYEDSLYSGSRRPSARASSEYGGFPGSSFRTSSRANSACGSPVEDCSSSVASFMRSSASISGLSRDLDHVVIPDLPNVNGRLSMADDRLERDYLEKGSSRASTISGATLTSLGGTSSRRGSGDTAITADTEASIREIKEIHELKDQIQDVEAKHMQNLKELKDSLLEVEEKYRKAMVSNAQLDNEKTNMMYEVDTLKDSLMELEEMLFETRRELEEKCKDLEREKHAHSILQFQFSELKETLKQSEELLTEIRQLQLKQDGNVREISDLQETIEWKNKKIGALERQKEFSDAIRNERDELRDEVVQLKDILKKHGIVLGLDLATNGETDEVGKADQNSQTASAEIREGSSVLGTHQLKVCKDQQQKDLDDGVPGNQQISAELSSTNAALEANEIGDLGDQMNQGVEQPENRPEEPPSSVGDDKLTATRPTEQIKSEAHIPEDSRANTEELECIVHKDGHLETDQQESECVKLSQVIKEETPLESVSGSVHDEPDKPGQPVLDDELKEEPAKSSQTDKLAKTQGASASNKKKKRKKKNKQKQKQSHKLEIDTKIDDKTKTVCSEDNPNQKTEGDLEGNNQEPLGNDVSQTTMNTDVPPDAKRTSELDGIKTTSANIHADEIQDKIRLVTDEADLAGISKTISNFDCPESSNGIISDDLSSKVISNPANIIDKHTEDSTNPDSEAVDFSCELVSSETETSLPREPAAQSMDAGEGGVESISCSENIERSSSIDMKEVKSHLNCEVEEQEVNVQNTDIDGTTNPEYQDDSAHPPSSVKENVENEAERVIQEPSIDQPMENQLQDRIGAELEQEEVERRDDLDKENLKAPTEKVSDTQESIVSGLDQEEVERREDLDKENLKTPTEKVSDTQDSIGAELEQEEVERQYDLDKENLKTPTEKLSDTQENIGLGLDQEEVERQDDLDKENLRVPTENMSDGSHGDNTPLIETQVQVVHEDHSSPNEAIKESVGESDSSDQEPKVGKDEEERSIQNQLKVQLSKDGEDLLVKSDVAAQELIEEEEEDEGESFDFDEMDLEASSDAPLKNVLDQPTEEGTLFKNYIQEAKQEFQSNVTNEDQTQKEHLELADQESKSKEQKDDGQDTENPQTTTVIQGCLTEDSQISSEVKPNDQQHETSGNKDAFEEHQQASENVTLSKGVNLISEMEKRNVGQEINSSIQHGNKVSSISGDLEVEKETTERNKAHERKESKKSGKGKGKGKGKEECKMS
- the LOC113108620 gene encoding leucine-rich repeat flightless-interacting protein 1 isoform X11, with product MGSQGPGRRRTPSKNGLTGEEDALNVIAKEAEARLAAKRAARAEAREIRMRELERQQKEVSDDEEQMSVGSRSNIRADDRLERDYLEKGSSRASTISGATLTSLGGTSSRRGSGDTAITADTEASIREIKEIHELKDQIQDVEAKHMQNLKELKDSLLEVEEKYRKAMVSNAQLDNEKTNMMYEVDTLKDSLMELEEMLFETRRELEEKCKDLEREKHAHSILQFQFSELKETLKQSEELLTEIRQLQLKQDGNVREISDLQETIEWKNKKIGALERQKEFSDAIRNERDELRDEVVQLKDILKKHGIVLGLDLATNGETDEVGKADQNSQTASAEIREGSSVLGTHQLKVCKDQQQKDLDDGVPGNQQISAELSSTNAALEANEIGDLGDQMNQGVEQPENRPEEPPSSVGDDKLTATRPTEQIKSEAHIPEDSRANTEELECIVHKDGHLETDQQESECVKLSQVIKEETPLESVSGSVHDEPDKPGQPVLDDELKEEPAKSSQTDKLAKTQGASASNKKKKRKKKNKQKQKQSHKLEIDTKIDDKTKTVCSEDNPNQKTEGDLEGNNQEPLGNDVSQTTMNTDVPPDAKRTSELDGIKTTSANIHADEIQDKIRLVTDEADLAGISKTISNFDCPESSNGIISDDLSSKVISNPANIIDKHTEDSTNPDSEAVDFSCELVSSETETSLPREPAAQSMDAGEGGVESISCSENIERSSSIDMKEVKSHLNCEVEEQEVNVQNTDIDGTTNPEYQDDSAHPPSSVKENVENEAERVIQEPSIDQPMENQLQDRIGAELEQEEVERRDDLDKENLKAPTEKVSDTQESIVSGLDQEEVERREDLDKENLKTPTEKVSDTQDSIGAELEQEEVERQYDLDKENLKTPTEKLSDTQENIGLGLDQEEVERQDDLDKENLRVPTENMSDGSHGDNTPLIETQVQVVHEDHSSPNEAIKESVGESDSSDQEPKVGKDEEERSIQNQLKVQLSKDGEDLLVKSDVAAQELIEEEEEDEGESFDFDEMDLEASSDAPLKNVLDQPTEEGTLFKNYIQEAKQEFQSNVTNEDQTQKEHLELADQESKSKEQKDDGQDTENPQTTTVIQGCLTEDSQISSEVKPNDQQHETSGNKDAFEEHQQASENVTLSKGVNLISEMEKRNVGQEINSSIQHGNKVSSISGDLEVEKETTERNKAHERKESKKSGKGKGKGKGKEECKMS
- the LOC113108620 gene encoding leucine-rich repeat flightless-interacting protein 1 isoform X12 — protein: MGSQGPGRRRTPSKNGLTGEEDALNVIAKEAEARLAAKRAARAEAREIRMRELERQQKEIYQVQKKYYGLDNLDNKWGDIEQWMEDSERYTRVSRRHASVSDDEEQMSVGSRSNIRADDRLERDYLEKGSSRASTISGATLTSLGGTSSRRGSGDTAITADTEASIREIKDSLLEVEEKYRKAMVSNAQLDNEKTNMMYEVDTLKDSLMELEEMLFETRRELEEKCKDLEREKHAHSILQFQFSELKETLKQSEELLTKHGIVLGLDLATNGETDEVGKADQNSQTASAEIREGSSVLGTHQLKVCKDQQQKDLDDGVPGNQQISAELSSTNAALEANEIGDLGDQMNQGVEQPENRPEEPPSSVGDDKLTATRPTEQIKSEAHIPEDSRANTEELECIVHKDGHLETDQQESECVKLSQVIKEETPLESVSGSVHDEPDKPGQPVLDDELKEEPAKSSQTDKLAKTQGASASNKKKKRKKKNKQKQKQSHKLEIDTKIDDKTKTVCSEDNPNQKTEGDLEGNNQEPLGNDVSQTTMNTDVPPDAKRTSELDGIKTTSANIHADEIQDKIRLVTDEADLAGISKTISNFDCPESSNGIISDDLSSKVISNPANIIDKHTEDSTNPDSEAVDFSCELVSSETETSLPREPAAQSMDAGEGGVESISCSENIERSSSIDMKEVKSHLNCEVEEQEVNVQNTDIDGTTNPEYQDDSAHPPSSVKENVENEAERVIQEPSIDQPMENQLQDRIGAELEQEEVERRDDLDKENLKAPTEKVSDTQESIVSGLDQEEVERREDLDKENLKTPTEKVSDTQDSIGAELEQEEVERQYDLDKENLKTPTEKLSDTQENIGLGLDQEEVERQDDLDKENLRVPTENMSDGSHGDNTPLIETQVQVVHEDHSSPNEAIKESVGESDSSDQEPKVGKDEEERSIQNQLKVQLSKDGEDLLVKSDVAAQELIEEEEEDEGESFDFDEMDLEASSDAPLKNVLDQPTEEGTLFKNYIQEAKQEFQSNVTNEDQTQKEHLELADQESKSKEQKDDGQDTENPQTTTVIQGCLTEDSQISSEVKPNDQQHETSGNKDAFEEHQQASENVTLSKGVNLISEMEKRNVGQEINSSIQHGNKVSSISGDLEVEKETTERNKAHERKESKKSGKGKGKGKGKEECKMS
- the LOC113108620 gene encoding leucine-rich repeat flightless-interacting protein 1 isoform X13: MGSQGPGRRRTPSKNGLTGEEDALNVIAKEAEARLAAKRAARAEAREIRMRELERQQKEVSDDEEQMSVGSRSNIRADDRLERDYLEKGSSRASTISGATLTSLGGTSSRRGSGDTAITADTEASIREIKDSLLEVEEKYRKAMVSNAQLDNEKTNMMYEVDTLKDSLMELEEMLFETRRELEEKCKDLEREKHAHSILQFQFSELKETLKQSEELLTKHGIVLGLDLATNGETDEVGKADQNSQTASAEIREGSSVLGTHQLKVCKDQQQKDLDDGVPGNQQISAELSSTNAALEANEIGDLGDQMNQGVEQPENRPEEPPSSVGDDKLTATRPTEQIKSEAHIPEDSRANTEELECIVHKDGHLETDQQESECVKLSQVIKEETPLESVSGSVHDEPDKPGQPVLDDELKEEPAKSSQTDKLAKTQGASASNKKKKRKKKNKQKQKQSHKLEIDTKIDDKTKTVCSEDNPNQKTEGDLEGNNQEPLGNDVSQTTMNTDVPPDAKRTSELDGIKTTSANIHADEIQDKIRLVTDEADLAGISKTISNFDCPESSNGIISDDLSSKVISNPANIIDKHTEDSTNPDSEAVDFSCELVSSETETSLPREPAAQSMDAGEGGVESISCSENIERSSSIDMKEVKSHLNCEVEEQEVNVQNTDIDGTTNPEYQDDSAHPPSSVKENVENEAERVIQEPSIDQPMENQLQDRIGAELEQEEVERRDDLDKENLKAPTEKVSDTQESIVSGLDQEEVERREDLDKENLKTPTEKVSDTQDSIGAELEQEEVERQYDLDKENLKTPTEKLSDTQENIGLGLDQEEVERQDDLDKENLRVPTENMSDGSHGDNTPLIETQVQVVHEDHSSPNEAIKESVGESDSSDQEPKVGKDEEERSIQNQLKVQLSKDGEDLLVKSDVAAQELIEEEEEDEGESFDFDEMDLEASSDAPLKNVLDQPTEEGTLFKNYIQEAKQEFQSNVTNEDQTQKEHLELADQESKSKEQKDDGQDTENPQTTTVIQGCLTEDSQISSEVKPNDQQHETSGNKDAFEEHQQASENVTLSKGVNLISEMEKRNVGQEINSSIQHGNKVSSISGDLEVEKETTERNKAHERKESKKSGKGKGKGKGKEECKMS